The DNA region CGTGTACAATAACTTGCTTCGTCGCGTGAAGAGCGAAGAGATGGGCGATTACGTCTACAATGTCCTGATGCCGACCGAGCTCGTGTCGGAAGTGAAGGGCGGGCGCAAGACCGAAAGCAAGCGCAAGTTCTTCCCAGGGTATCTCATTCTCAATATGAACTTGCTGACCGAGGACAATCGCCTCGTCGACAAGACATGGTACTTCATTCAAGAGACCGACGGAGTCATCGGGTTCGCGGGAACCAAGGACAAGCCGTTGCCTATGCGTCCGCGCGAAGTGGATGCATTGTTGTCACAGATTCAAGAGCGCGAAGAAGGCGCTCGCCCGAAAGTCGCCTTTGAGGTTGGCGATTCGGTGAAAGTTGTTGATGGGCCCTTCGAAAGCCAGGATGGCATTGTCGAAGAGGTCGATCCAGAGCGAGGCAAGCTTCTCGTGTCGGTCACCATCTTTGGTCGGTCGACTCCGGTCGAGCTCGAGTATTGGCAGGTCCAAAAAGAGGGCTAAGCCGCACCCCAATCAGCCCGGTTGTTACGTCGGGCGCACAAATTCCAACGAATACTTATTATGGCCAAGGAAGTCGTCAAGCAAATCAAACTCCAGATCCCAGCTGGTCAGGCAAACCCATCGCCTCCAGTCGGTCCAGCACTCGGTCAGGCCGGTGTGAACATCATGGGCTTCTGTAAGGAGTTCAACGCAGCCACCCAGAAGCTGGCTGGTGAAGTTCTCCCAGTGGTGATCTCGGTGTACAAGGACAAGTCCTTCACCTTCATCTGCAAGCAGCCACCAGCATCGTCGCTGATCAAGAAAGCTGCAGGCATTACTTCGGGATCCGGCGAGCCGCACAAAACCAAAGTGGCTAAGTTGACCCGCGCACAACTCGATGAGATCGTGAAGCGCAAGCTTCCTGACCTCAACACGGACGATCCAGAAATGGCCGCCCGTATCCTTGCTGGCACCGCACGCCAGATGGGGATTGAAGTCGAGGGTATGTAATCTCGGTTGCGTCTGCAATCGGGGTGATTACCCCGCAGGAGGGATGCGGCAAGTTCGCATCCCCTTTGAACTGCAAACTATAAAATACAATGGCTAACAAGCGATCCAAGCGATACCAGAAGGCAGCCGCGCTCGTTGAAGAAGGGAAGTCCTACTCCCTTGTTGACGCAGCAGCGCTGATCAAGCAATTCCCGGCACCCAAGTTTGACCAGACCGTAACTCTGTCGTTCAAGCTCGGCGTGGACCCACGTAAGTCCGACCAGATGGTGCGTGGTACCTGCCCACTTCCAAATGGCAGCGGTAAGAACGTTGTGGTGGCAGTCTTTGCGACCGGTGAAGCTGCAGAAGCCGCCAAGGCAGCTGGTGCTGAGCACGTCGGATTCGAAGACCTCATCGAGAAGGTCAAAGGTGGATTCACCGACTTCGATGTGGCAATTGCTACCACCGACGCGATGGCAGAAGTGCGTAAGATCGCACGTGTTCTCGGACCTCGTGGTCTGATGCCTAACCCTAAGACCGGTACCGTGACCGACGACACCGCCAAGGCAATTGGTGAAGTCAAGGCTGGTCGTGTGGACTTCAAGCTCGACAAGAACGGCAACGTCTCCGCAACCGTGGGTCGTGCATCGTTCGAGCCTGAGAAGCTCGCTGAGAACGCATCGTCGCTCATCGATGCTGTGCTTCGCGCCAAGCCGGCATCCGCCAAGGGTGTGTACGTTCAGGCAGTGACCATGGCAGCGACCATGAGCCCGGGCGTTGAAATCGAACCTGCAGCATTCGTCCGCTAATTCCGCCTCCGCGTGAATTCAGCACATCACTAGAAATTGCTATGAAACTGGAAAAACAAATTTTCGTCGACGAACTGCTCGAGCGCATCCAGGCGTCTCCATACCTCTTGGTTTTCGACTACCAGGGATTGACCGTGGATGGTTTCGAGGAGCTGCGTAAGCGCCTCAAGGAAGTCGGTGCCAAAGGTACCGTCGCCAAGAACCGTCTCGTCAAGCGCTCGCTTCAGGCTGGTGACTTCCCTGATCTCTCGGAAGCGTTCGTGGGTCAGACCATGATCGTGACTGGTGAAGGGGAGATCCCTGCAGCAGCCAAGGTGCTCAAGAACTTCACCGCTGAGTTCAAGAAGCCGGTCTTCAAGGCTGGTGTTCTCGACGGCGATGTGATCGATGAGTCGCAGCTCAAGGCTCTTGCAGAGCTTCCAAGCCGCGAAGAGCTTCTTGCAAAGCTTCTCAGCGTTATCAACGCACCAGCGTCGAAACTCGTTCGCACCATCAACGAGCCGGCAGGCTCGCTCGCCCGCGTTCTCCAGGCATTCGCCGACAAGGGCTAATACGCGTTATCAATTTGAACAGATGGCGGTCCGAGCCAATCGTTCGGGCCGCTTGATTAAAATCAGGTTCCTTGTCGGGGCGGCAGCCGTCGCCCTTAAACCTTCCGGGGCTCCGGGAACCGACAACACCAAAAATAAATATTATGGCAGATCTAGCTAAAATCGCAGAAGAATTGGGCAAGCTTACCGTGCTTGAAGCAGCTGAGCTTGTGAAGACCCTTGAAGAAGAGTGGGGCGTGAGCGCCGCAGCTCCTGTGGCAGTTGCAGCAGCCGGCGGTGCCGCTGGTGGCGAAGCAGCCGCTGAAGAGAAGACCGAGTTCGACGTTATCCTTGCTGAAGCAGGTGGTAACAAGATCGCTGTCATTAAGGAAGTGCGCGGCGTTGTCGCAGGCCTTGGCCTTGCAGACGCTAAGAAGCTCGTTGAGAGCGCTCCAGCACCACTCAAAGAAGGTGCCAGCAAGGAAGAAGCCGAAGAGATCAAGAAGAAGCTCGAAGGCGCTGGTGCCAAGGTCGAAATCAAGTAATTCATTTCGTACTTTCACCATTGTTGCGGGCGGGTCGGCACGAGTTGCCGGCCCGTACCGCAACATTTTTTTGTGCTTAAAAGAGAATTCCAGTCGACAAGTGCTGGATTTCGATGTTGATTGCACACTGTCCGGCGGCCTGATCAGCTCCGGATTTCCTTGTAATCGGGTGTTGTTGCCCGGTTCGGAGCCAATTTCAGCCCGTTTGAACTCTGAAAATTAGCGCAATTCATCAGAAACTGGTTCTGTAAAAACGAACGCCATTAGAAGCCGACAGGAGACCTATGTACTTCTGGACGGCGTTTTGTCGTCTCTAAGCAACACCCCCTCAATTTCCGCCTCTGTTTTCCACTGGACATCGTCCGCTGGGATGCCGGGGAAGTCGTCCCAACTCCTGGATGTGAATCCGAGATGCGGGGTGGCGTCAATCCAATTTCCTGGGAGAAGATCCTCCGCCACCTGACCACGTACCAGATCGTGGAGCGGGCAGTGGAGGATGGTCCCCCCGGACCCACACCACCCAATAACAACGAGCCCGCAACGACTACGCGATTATGTCGGAACGCAAATACTTCGGAAAAATCAAAGAGGTTCTCGAACCACCAAACCTCATCGAGGTCCAACTCAGCTCCTACGAGGAATTCCTGCAGAAGGATGTTCCTCCAACCGAAAGAAAAGTCGTGGGCTTGCACGCTGTTTTCAGCGAAGTGTTCCCGATCGACAGCTACGACGAGAAAGTAAAGCTTGAGTATGTCGCCTATGAGGTGCGCAAGCCGAAGTTGACGTCGCTGGAGTCGTTGCGTGAGGGTGAAACCTTCTCCGCTCCGCTTTACGTGACCTTCCGTCTTACCGACGAGTCCGGCTCGAAGGAAGAGAAGGTGTACATGGGCGAGCTCCCACTGATGACCCGCCGCGGTACCTTCGTGATCAACGGAGCCGAGCGCGTGATCGTGTCCCAGTTGCACCGTTCGCCTGGTATCAGCTTTGAGACCGAGCGTCACTTGAATGGCAAGTTGTTGCACTCGTTCCGCATCATCCCTGACCGCGGATCGTGGTTGGAAGTGCAGTTCGACATCAACGACCTGCTCTACGTTTACCTCGACCGTCGCCGTCGCCGCCGTAAGTTCCTTGCGACCACGTTCATGCGTGCGCTTGGTTTCTCGAGCAACGACGACATCGTCAAGCAGTTCTACAGCACCCGCAAATTGCGCCTCACCTCGAAGCTCGAGGAGGCTGATTTGGCTGACAAGCTTCCGTTCAACGACATCCTTGATGGCGAGAACGTGATTGCCAAGGCATTCGAGCAGCTCACCCCTGGTGTGGTTGCCCAGTTGATGGCATTGGGTCACAAGTCGGTGGAGATCATCGAAGCGTCCGAGGACGACCTTTTGGTCAAGTCCCTCAAGAAGGATCCGGCGACCAACGAAGAGGAAGCTCTCAAAGACATCTACCGCCGTTTGCGTCCTGGTGATCCTCCGACAACCGCCAACGCCCGTGCGTTGCTCAAGCGTCTCTTCTTCGATCCGAAGAAGTACGACCTGACCCGTGTTGGTCGTTACAAGATCAACCAGAAGCTTGACCTCAACGTCGACGAAGACGAGCGCATCATCACGTCCGATGACTTCATCGCCGCGACCAAGTACCTGCTCTCGCTCAAGCGTGGAACCGGTATCCTCGACGACATCGACCACCTCGGTAGCCGCCGCGTGCGTGCCGTGGGTGAATTGCTTGGCAACCAGTGCCGTGTCGGTCTCGCCCGTACCGAGCGTTTGGTCAAAGAGCGCATGACGCTGATCGACCAGCAGTACGAGTCGCTGAGCCCGTCGAAGCTCGTCAACCCGAAGGCACTTAGCGCCGTCGTGCGTGACTTCTTCGGTCGTTCGCAGCTGAGTCAGTTCATGGACCAGACCAACCCTCTGGCCGAGTTGACCCACAAGCGTCGTCTTTCGGCTCTCGGACCTGGTGGTCTGAACCGTGACCGTGCCGGCTTCGAAGTGCGAGACGTTCACCCGTCGCACTACGGACGTGTCTGCCCGATTGAGACTCCGGAAGGACCGAACATTGGTCTGATCAACTCGATGAGCTCGTTTGCTCGCATCAACGAGTTCGGATTCATTGAGACTCCATACCGCAAGGTCACCAAGGATGGCAAGGTCACCAGCAAGATCGAGTACCTTACCGCTGACCAGGAAGAGAAGTATCTCATTGCCCAGGCGAACAACAAACTCAACGAGGACGGCACCTTCGTCAGCGAGCGCATCACCGCTCGTGAGCGTGGTGAGTTCATCGAAGTGGACCCAACCACCGTCGACTACATGGACGTCAGTCCGAAGCAGTTGGTGTCGGTGGCTGCGGCCATGATTCCATTCCTCGAGCACGATGACGCCAACCGCGCATTGATGGGCTCGAACATGCAGCGCCAGGGTGTGCCACTTTTGACAAGTGACGCGCCATTGGTGGGAACCGGCATGGAAGCCAAGGCTGCCCGCGATTCGCGTGCCGTCGTAGTTTCCGAGGCCAAGGGCAAAGTCGCGGCATCCACCGCCGAGGTGATCGTCACCAGCCCGGACGGCAAGTTGCCAATCTCCGACCGTGAGTTCCTCTCGGCACCTGAGAAGCTCAAGAGCGATCCTGAGAAGGGGCTCTACGTTTACCCACTGCGCAAGTTCATGCGCTCGAACGCAGGTACCTGCATCAACCAGAAGCCGATCGTCAAGCGTGGCGACCGCGTGAAGGTGGGTGATGTGCTGGCAGACGGCCCGAACACCGAAAACGGTGAGCTGGCAATCGGCCGCAACGTGCTCGTCGCGTTCATGCCATGGAACGGATACAACTTCGAGGACGCCATCACCATTTCCGAGCGCGTCGTGAAGGAAGACATCTACACCTCGATCCACATCAGTGAGTTCGAAGTGGCTGCCCGTGACACCAAGCTTGGACCTGAAGAGATCACCCGCGACATCCCGAACGTCGGTGAGGAAGCTCTGAAGAACCTTGGTCACGACGGCGTGGTCCGCGTGGGTGCCGAGGTCAAGCCTGGCGACATCCTCGTCGGTAAGATCACTCCTAAGAGCGAAACCGAGCTGGCTCCAGAAGAGCGACTCCTCCGTGCGATCTTCGGTGAGAAGGCTGCAGACGTGAAGGACACCTCGCTGCGCGTCCCATCGGGTTGCACCGGTATCGTGATGGACGTTCGCGTCTCGTCGCGCATCGCTGGTCCTAAGGATCGCAAGCCATCGAGCGAGAGCAAGAAGGCGCTCAAGCAGATCAACGAAGAGTACAACAAGAAGAAGACCGAGCTTACCGATCAGCTGACCGAGAAGCTCTCCGACATCCTTCTTGGGGAGAAGATCCCACTTGACGTGGTCAATGGGCAGACCGGCGAGATCGTGATCCCTGCAAACCGCAAGATCACCAAGACGCTGCTGCGCAAGTTGGCATCGATCTACGACAGCATCGACATCGACCCAAGCCCGATCCGCAACAAGATCTTCGAGATCGTCGACGGCTTCCAGAGCAAGTTCGAAGACCTCGACGTTGATCGTGAGCGCGCCCTCGACCGAGTTGAGAGCGGCGACGAGATCGAGCCAGGTGTGGTCAAGTCCGTTAAAGTCTATGTCGCCGCCAAGCGTAAGCTTTCGGTGGGTGACAAGATGGCAGGACGTCACGGTAACAAGGGTGTGGTCGCTAAGATCGTTCCTGAAGAAGACATGCCGTTCCTCGACGACGGAACTCCAGTGGACATCTGCTTGAACCCACTGGGCGTGCCATCGCGAATGAACGTGGGTCAGGTTCTTGAGACACACCTCGGTGTGGCTGCCAAGGCACTTGGCTTCACCGTGGCGACTCCGGTCTTCGACGGTATCCCTGAGAGCAAGATCTGGGAGTACCTCTCCGAGGCCAAGAAGGTCGACGGTGTGAAGATGATCGGTGACAACGGTGTGGCGCGTGAGCGTTTGCCGGATGAGCCGGAAGGACAGAGCTACACATGGATCGGTGACGGCAAGGATGGCTCGACCGGCGGTAAATCGACACTTTACGACGGTCAGACCGGTGACAAGATCCACCAGCCAGTGGTGGTCGGATACATCTACATGCTCAAGCTCGGCCACTTGGTTGCCGACAAGATCCACGCCCGTGCGGTTGGTCCGTACAGCCTCGTGACCCAGCAGCCGTTGGGTGGTAAGGCGCAGTACGGTGGCCAGCGATTCGGTGAGATGGAAGTGTGGGCACTGGAAGCATACGGCGCCGCCTACTTGCTCCAGGAATTGCTCACGGTGAAGTCCGACGACGTGCAAGGTCGTACCCGGATCTACGAGGCAATCGTCAAGGGCGACAACAACCTCGAGGCCGGTACACCGGAATCGTTCAACGTTCTCATCAAGGAGATGCAGGCGCTCGGACTCGACGTCCGTCCGGAGGCATCGACCAAGTCGGAGGCGGACGAAGCCATCGACATCCTGTCTGCATAACTCAATCCACGCCGGTAGCGCCCGGCGGCTCACCCAGCCGCCGGGCGCGTGCCGCAACCTGAAATTCTATTACTTCTGAACAAATGAGCATTGATCCTAATCTCGAGGAATTCTACGGCGTGGACAAACCTGAGTCCGGCTTTGACCAGGTCTCGATCCGTGTTGCCTCTCCCGATGCCATCCGTGAATGGAGCCGCGGTGAGGTGATCAACCCGGAAACCATCAACTACCGTACCTTCAAGCCTGAGAAGGGCGGCCTCTTCTGTGAGCGTATCTTCGGTCCAACCAAGGACTGGCAGTGTGCTTGCGGTAAGTACAAGAGCATCAAGTACAAGGCGGTGACCTGTGACCGATGCGGTGTGGAGGTGACTCTGTCGCGCGTGCGTCGTGAGCGCATGGGCCACATCGAGCTTGCCGTGCCTGTGACCCACATCTGGTTCTACAAGTGCATGCCATCGCGTCTTGGTCTCGCCCTCGACATGACCGCGCGCTCGCTTGAGCGCGTGATCTACTACGAAGATTTCATCGTCATCGATCCAGGCAATTCGCCACTCGAAACCGGCCAGCTTTTGACCGAGACCGAGTTGCGTGAAGCCGAGGACGAGTACGGCGAGAGCTTCCGCGCCGGAATGGGTGCCGAAGCCGTGAAGGAAATTCTTTCCAACCTCGACCTGGCGAAAGAGATCGCCCAGATCGAAGAGGACATGGAGAAGACCCGCTCGAAGCAGAACCGTAAGAAGTTCGCCAAGCGCCTCAAGTTGATGCGTGGCTTCGCCGAGTCCTACTCGCGTCCTGAGTGGATGGTCCTCGACGTGCTGCCTGTGCTTCCTCCGGACCTGCGTCCGTTGGTGCCACTGGAAGGTGGCCGTTTCGCGACCTCCGACCTCAACGACCTCTACCGTCGTGTCATTAACCGTAACAACCGTCTTAAGAACCTGCTCATGCTCAAGACTCCGGATGTGATTATCCGGAACGAGAAGCGCATGCTTCAGGAAGCTGTGGATGCGTTGTTCGACAACGGTCGTCACGGCCGTGCGGTGACTGGTGCTGGCAACCGCCCGCTCAAGTCGCTCTCCGACATGCTCAAGGGTAAGGGCGGACGTTTCCGTCAGAACCTCCTCGGTAAGCGAGTCGACTACTCCGGTCGTTCCGTGATCGTGATCGGACCTGAGCTGCGTCTCAACCAGTGTGGTCTTCCTAAGAAGATGGCACTCGTCTTGTTCGAGCCATTCATCATCCGTCGCTTGAAGGAGATGGGCTACGTGCACACCGTGCGTTCGGCCAAGAAGATGATCGAGCGCAAGACTCCGGAAGTCTGGGACATCCTCGAAGAGGTGACCAAGGGCCATCCGGTGTTGCTCAACCGTGCACCGACCCTCCACCGTCTGTCGATCCAGGCATTCGAGCCTGTGTTGATCGAAGGTGCGGCGATCCGTTTGCATCCGTTGACCTGTTCCGCATACAACGCGGACTTCGACGGTGACCAGATGGCTGTGCACGTGCCACTCTCGGTGGAAGCGCAGATGGAAGCACGCATGCTGATGCTTGCTCCAAACAACATCTTCAGCCCGTCGAGCGGTAAGCCAATCACCACTCCATCGCAGGACATCATTCTTGGGTCGTACTACCTGACCCACCGCAAGCATGAGGCTCCTAAGAACAAGCGTGGTGAGAATGCGCACCTGCCAATGTTCGCCAACACCACCGAAGTGGAGTTCGCGATCGCTAGCCGCAAGCTGGGTTACCACGATGCGATCCGCCTTTTGAACCCTGACTTCGGTAAGGACACCGTGTTCGGTGACAAGGAGAACCGCGTGATCGAAACCACCCCTGGTCGTGTCCGATTCAACGAAATCTGGCCTGAAGATCTCGGCTTCATCAACAGCACCGTCAGTAAGGGCGAAATCTCGAACATCATCTGGCGCTGCTACCAAGTTGCCGGACAGGAAGAGACCGTCAAGACACTCGACCGCCTCAAGGCTCTCGGCTTCAAGGAAGCTACCCGCTCGGGTGCATCGATCGGTATCGTCGACATGGTGATCCCAGAGCAGAAGCAAGAGCAGCTGCGTGCGTCGTACGAAGCTCTCGAAGTGGTCGAGAACCAGCGCAAGCGCGGTATTATCACCGACGGTGAGCGTTACAACAAGATCATCGATACCTGGACCCAGGCTGGTGACGAGATCCAGAAGGCTCTCTACGCCAAGCTTGAGCATAACGACGGCAAGAAGGAGACCAACCCGCTCTTCATGATGGTGGACTCCGGTGCCCGTGGTAACAAGCAGCAGATTAAGCAGCTCTCGGGTATGCGTGGTCTGATGGCCAAGCCGTCCGGTGAGATCATTGAGCGTCCGATTACCTCGAACTTCCGTGAAGGTCTGTCGGTGCTTGAGTACTTCATCTCCACCCACGGTGCGCGTAAAGGTCTTGCCGATACCGCTCTGAAGACCGCTGACTCGGGTTACATGACCCGTAAGCTCGTCGACGTGGCGCAGGACGTGATCGTGACCATCAAGGACTGTAAGACACTCAACGGCATCACCGTCGAGTCGATCTACGAAGGTGACGAAGAGGTCGTGGACCTCGCAACCCGCATCTACGGTCGTACCTCGGCTGAGAACGTGAAGGACCCGGTTTCCGGCGAATTCATTGTGCAGGAAGGCGACGTCATCACCGAAGACCAGGCCGCACGCGTCCAGGACATCGGGGTTGAGAAGCTCAAGATCCGCTCGGTGCTGACCTGCTCCGCTGACCGCGGTTGCTGTGTCCAGTGTTACGGCCTCAACCTTGCCACCGGCAAGAAAGTGAAGGTCGGAACCGCTGTGGGTATTATCGCCGCTCAGTCGATTGGTGAGCCGGGTACCCAGCTGACCATGCGTACCTTCCACGTGGGTGGTACCGCGAGTGCAACCTTCAAACAGCCGATTGTTAAGGCGA from Sulfuriroseicoccus oceanibius includes:
- the rplJ gene encoding 50S ribosomal protein L10; the encoded protein is MKLEKQIFVDELLERIQASPYLLVFDYQGLTVDGFEELRKRLKEVGAKGTVAKNRLVKRSLQAGDFPDLSEAFVGQTMIVTGEGEIPAAAKVLKNFTAEFKKPVFKAGVLDGDVIDESQLKALAELPSREELLAKLLSVINAPASKLVRTINEPAGSLARVLQAFADKG
- the nusG gene encoding transcription termination/antitermination protein NusG, with protein sequence MPSIPQPKDQWYVVHVLSGQEKRVYNNLLRRVKSEEMGDYVYNVLMPTELVSEVKGGRKTESKRKFFPGYLILNMNLLTEDNRLVDKTWYFIQETDGVIGFAGTKDKPLPMRPREVDALLSQIQEREEGARPKVAFEVGDSVKVVDGPFESQDGIVEEVDPERGKLLVSVTIFGRSTPVELEYWQVQKEG
- the rplL gene encoding 50S ribosomal protein L7/L12, with amino-acid sequence MADLAKIAEELGKLTVLEAAELVKTLEEEWGVSAAAPVAVAAAGGAAGGEAAAEEKTEFDVILAEAGGNKIAVIKEVRGVVAGLGLADAKKLVESAPAPLKEGASKEEAEEIKKKLEGAGAKVEIK
- the rplK gene encoding 50S ribosomal protein L11, with product MAKEVVKQIKLQIPAGQANPSPPVGPALGQAGVNIMGFCKEFNAATQKLAGEVLPVVISVYKDKSFTFICKQPPASSLIKKAAGITSGSGEPHKTKVAKLTRAQLDEIVKRKLPDLNTDDPEMAARILAGTARQMGIEVEGM
- the rplA gene encoding 50S ribosomal protein L1; translation: MANKRSKRYQKAAALVEEGKSYSLVDAAALIKQFPAPKFDQTVTLSFKLGVDPRKSDQMVRGTCPLPNGSGKNVVVAVFATGEAAEAAKAAGAEHVGFEDLIEKVKGGFTDFDVAIATTDAMAEVRKIARVLGPRGLMPNPKTGTVTDDTAKAIGEVKAGRVDFKLDKNGNVSATVGRASFEPEKLAENASSLIDAVLRAKPASAKGVYVQAVTMAATMSPGVEIEPAAFVR
- the rpoB gene encoding DNA-directed RNA polymerase subunit beta, which encodes MSERKYFGKIKEVLEPPNLIEVQLSSYEEFLQKDVPPTERKVVGLHAVFSEVFPIDSYDEKVKLEYVAYEVRKPKLTSLESLREGETFSAPLYVTFRLTDESGSKEEKVYMGELPLMTRRGTFVINGAERVIVSQLHRSPGISFETERHLNGKLLHSFRIIPDRGSWLEVQFDINDLLYVYLDRRRRRRKFLATTFMRALGFSSNDDIVKQFYSTRKLRLTSKLEEADLADKLPFNDILDGENVIAKAFEQLTPGVVAQLMALGHKSVEIIEASEDDLLVKSLKKDPATNEEEALKDIYRRLRPGDPPTTANARALLKRLFFDPKKYDLTRVGRYKINQKLDLNVDEDERIITSDDFIAATKYLLSLKRGTGILDDIDHLGSRRVRAVGELLGNQCRVGLARTERLVKERMTLIDQQYESLSPSKLVNPKALSAVVRDFFGRSQLSQFMDQTNPLAELTHKRRLSALGPGGLNRDRAGFEVRDVHPSHYGRVCPIETPEGPNIGLINSMSSFARINEFGFIETPYRKVTKDGKVTSKIEYLTADQEEKYLIAQANNKLNEDGTFVSERITARERGEFIEVDPTTVDYMDVSPKQLVSVAAAMIPFLEHDDANRALMGSNMQRQGVPLLTSDAPLVGTGMEAKAARDSRAVVVSEAKGKVAASTAEVIVTSPDGKLPISDREFLSAPEKLKSDPEKGLYVYPLRKFMRSNAGTCINQKPIVKRGDRVKVGDVLADGPNTENGELAIGRNVLVAFMPWNGYNFEDAITISERVVKEDIYTSIHISEFEVAARDTKLGPEEITRDIPNVGEEALKNLGHDGVVRVGAEVKPGDILVGKITPKSETELAPEERLLRAIFGEKAADVKDTSLRVPSGCTGIVMDVRVSSRIAGPKDRKPSSESKKALKQINEEYNKKKTELTDQLTEKLSDILLGEKIPLDVVNGQTGEIVIPANRKITKTLLRKLASIYDSIDIDPSPIRNKIFEIVDGFQSKFEDLDVDRERALDRVESGDEIEPGVVKSVKVYVAAKRKLSVGDKMAGRHGNKGVVAKIVPEEDMPFLDDGTPVDICLNPLGVPSRMNVGQVLETHLGVAAKALGFTVATPVFDGIPESKIWEYLSEAKKVDGVKMIGDNGVARERLPDEPEGQSYTWIGDGKDGSTGGKSTLYDGQTGDKIHQPVVVGYIYMLKLGHLVADKIHARAVGPYSLVTQQPLGGKAQYGGQRFGEMEVWALEAYGAAYLLQELLTVKSDDVQGRTRIYEAIVKGDNNLEAGTPESFNVLIKEMQALGLDVRPEASTKSEADEAIDILSA
- the rpoC gene encoding DNA-directed RNA polymerase subunit beta'; translation: MSIDPNLEEFYGVDKPESGFDQVSIRVASPDAIREWSRGEVINPETINYRTFKPEKGGLFCERIFGPTKDWQCACGKYKSIKYKAVTCDRCGVEVTLSRVRRERMGHIELAVPVTHIWFYKCMPSRLGLALDMTARSLERVIYYEDFIVIDPGNSPLETGQLLTETELREAEDEYGESFRAGMGAEAVKEILSNLDLAKEIAQIEEDMEKTRSKQNRKKFAKRLKLMRGFAESYSRPEWMVLDVLPVLPPDLRPLVPLEGGRFATSDLNDLYRRVINRNNRLKNLLMLKTPDVIIRNEKRMLQEAVDALFDNGRHGRAVTGAGNRPLKSLSDMLKGKGGRFRQNLLGKRVDYSGRSVIVIGPELRLNQCGLPKKMALVLFEPFIIRRLKEMGYVHTVRSAKKMIERKTPEVWDILEEVTKGHPVLLNRAPTLHRLSIQAFEPVLIEGAAIRLHPLTCSAYNADFDGDQMAVHVPLSVEAQMEARMLMLAPNNIFSPSSGKPITTPSQDIILGSYYLTHRKHEAPKNKRGENAHLPMFANTTEVEFAIASRKLGYHDAIRLLNPDFGKDTVFGDKENRVIETTPGRVRFNEIWPEDLGFINSTVSKGEISNIIWRCYQVAGQEETVKTLDRLKALGFKEATRSGASIGIVDMVIPEQKQEQLRASYEALEVVENQRKRGIITDGERYNKIIDTWTQAGDEIQKALYAKLEHNDGKKETNPLFMMVDSGARGNKQQIKQLSGMRGLMAKPSGEIIERPITSNFREGLSVLEYFISTHGARKGLADTALKTADSGYMTRKLVDVAQDVIVTIKDCKTLNGITVESIYEGDEEVVDLATRIYGRTSAENVKDPVSGEFIVQEGDVITEDQAARVQDIGVEKLKIRSVLTCSADRGCCVQCYGLNLATGKKVKVGTAVGIIAAQSIGEPGTQLTMRTFHVGGTASATFKQPIVKAKNGGFVRYNDVRTVEDKDGNYIALNKNGSASIVDEDGRELENYNVVIGSVINIADGDKIRKGSTLLTWDPYNVPIITEKAGKVEFRDMIMGITIGQDESSGDDSGAIKVIEHKDELHPQIVIVDVASGEVQASYSVPTGANLSVKEGEVITAGTQVARTPRKVSKTKDITGGLPRVAELFEARTPKDPCVIAKIDGVIDINGTVRGKKKVIVRDPETLEEEDHLIPMNKHIIVQQGDTVKRGQQLTEGPAVPHDILDVLGPNELQAHLTNEVQEVYRLQGVEINDKHIEIIIRQMLRKVKVTEPGDSDFLWGDQVEKSTFERINREIIEEGGKPAEGEPVLLGITKASLETESFISAASFQDTTRVLTEAATLGKIDTLDGFKENVIMGHLIPAGTGFRQINKVEAIETEIAEEFASADTEAAEPQASGDDVL